In one Candidatus Pelagibacter sp. HTCC7211 genomic region, the following are encoded:
- a CDS encoding NuoB/complex I 20 kDa subunit family protein: MNNKIDQVPEEFKQLAEDFSKNGFITTSLDNLINWSRSGSLHWMTFGLACCAVEMMQTAMPRYDLERFGAAPRGSPRQSDVMIVAGTLTNKMAPALRKVYDQMPEPRYVISMGSCANGGGYYHYSYSVVRGCDRIVPVDVYVPGCPPSAEALLYGILQLQKKIRNKGSFIR, translated from the coding sequence ATGAATAATAAGATTGATCAAGTTCCTGAGGAATTTAAACAACTTGCAGAAGATTTTAGTAAGAATGGTTTTATAACCACATCACTTGATAACTTAATTAATTGGTCAAGATCAGGTTCACTTCATTGGATGACATTTGGACTTGCTTGTTGTGCAGTAGAGATGATGCAAACAGCAATGCCAAGATATGATTTAGAAAGATTTGGTGCTGCACCACGTGGTTCACCAAGACAATCAGATGTTATGATTGTAGCTGGAACACTTACTAATAAAATGGCACCGGCATTAAGAAAAGTTTATGATCAAATGCCTGAACCAAGATATGTAATTTCAATGGGAAGTTGTGCAAATGGAGGAGGTTATTATCACTACTCATACTCAGTGGTTAGAGGCTGTGATAGAATTGTACCTGTTGATGTTTATGTTCCTGGATGCCCACCATCCGCTGAGGCTTTATTATATGGAATACTTCAACTTCAAAAAAAAATTAGAAATAAAGGCTCTTTCATTAGGTAA
- a CDS encoding NADH-quinone oxidoreductase subunit A gives MLSDFLKDYLPIIIFLIIALGLSCAFVVINFILSPKRPDPEKLSAYECGFEPFEDSRMEFDVRFYLVAILFIIFDLEIAFLFPWAISLGNIGLLGFSSMMIFLFILTIGFIYEWKKGALDWE, from the coding sequence ATGTTATCTGATTTTCTAAAAGATTACTTACCAATAATTATTTTTTTGATCATCGCTCTTGGTTTGAGCTGTGCATTTGTGGTAATTAATTTTATTCTTTCGCCAAAAAGACCTGATCCCGAAAAACTTTCAGCATACGAATGTGGATTTGAACCTTTTGAAGACTCTAGAATGGAGTTTGATGTTAGATTTTATTTAGTTGCTATACTATTTATTATATTTGATTTGGAAATTGCTTTTTTATTTCCATGGGCGATTTCACTTGGGAACATTGGATTATTAGGTTTTTCATCAATGATGATTTTTCTATTCATTCTTACAATTGGATTTATTTATGAATGGAAAAAAGGCGCTTTAGACTGGGAATAA
- a CDS encoding pyridoxal-phosphate-dependent aminotransferase family protein translates to MAISNTIRPGRHFLQIPGPTNVPDRVLRAMDYPTIDHRGPDFAELGLRVLDRIKLIFKTSEPVIIFPASGTGAWEAAMVNTLSAGDKILMFETGHFSTLWYDIAHKFKLEIDFVKGDWRTGVDPNIVESKLKEDTEKKIKAVCAVHNETSTGVTSRIGEIRKAMDNADHPALLFVDTISSLGSIDYRHEEWKVDVTVGGSQKGLLLPPGLSFNAISSKALDAYKNSDLPKSYWDWEPMIENNKKGYFPYTPATNLLYGLDEAINILTEEGLENVFNRHKRFAEATRIAVNAWGLEILCKNPDEYSSSLTAVLVPEGHDADSLRKIILDDFNMSLGTGLAKVAGKVFRIGHLGDFNELMLAGTLSGVEMGLMKSKIPFNKGGILKALEFLC, encoded by the coding sequence ATGGCAATTTCAAATACTATCAGACCTGGAAGACATTTTTTACAGATACCTGGACCTACAAACGTTCCAGATAGAGTTCTTAGAGCTATGGATTATCCTACTATTGATCATAGAGGACCTGATTTTGCAGAATTAGGTCTAAGGGTATTAGATAGAATTAAATTAATTTTTAAAACGTCAGAACCTGTAATAATTTTTCCAGCATCTGGCACTGGAGCTTGGGAAGCAGCAATGGTCAATACATTAAGTGCTGGAGACAAAATTTTGATGTTTGAAACAGGGCACTTTTCTACGCTTTGGTATGATATTGCTCATAAATTTAAATTAGAAATAGATTTTGTAAAAGGTGATTGGAGAACAGGTGTTGACCCAAACATTGTTGAGTCTAAATTAAAAGAAGATACAGAAAAAAAAATTAAAGCTGTATGTGCTGTTCATAATGAAACTTCAACAGGTGTGACGAGTAGAATTGGTGAAATTAGAAAAGCAATGGATAATGCAGATCATCCAGCTTTATTATTTGTAGATACAATATCCTCTTTAGGTTCTATAGATTATAGGCACGAAGAATGGAAAGTTGATGTAACTGTTGGAGGATCACAAAAAGGTTTATTATTGCCTCCAGGACTTTCTTTTAACGCAATAAGTTCAAAAGCATTAGATGCGTATAAAAATTCAGATTTACCCAAATCATATTGGGATTGGGAACCAATGATAGAAAATAATAAAAAAGGTTATTTTCCATATACCCCAGCAACTAATCTCTTATATGGGTTAGATGAAGCCATTAATATTCTTACAGAAGAAGGATTAGAAAATGTATTTAATAGACATAAACGATTTGCAGAAGCTACAAGAATTGCTGTCAATGCTTGGGGGTTAGAAATTTTATGTAAAAATCCTGATGAATATTCGAGCTCTTTGACTGCGGTGCTTGTACCGGAAGGACATGATGCGGACTCATTAAGAAAGATAATTCTAGATGATTTTAATATGTCGCTAGGAACTGGATTAGCGAAAGTAGCTGGTAAAGTTTTTAGAATTGGTCATTTAGGAGATTTTAATGAATTAATGTTAGCTGGAACTCTATCTGGTGTTGAGATGGGTCTTATGAAATCAAAAATTCCTTTTAACAAAGGTGGCATACTTAAAGCACTTGAATTTCTTTGCTAA
- a CDS encoding mandelate racemase/muconate lactonizing enzyme family protein gives MTNSSNLIDSLEIYTLSNPFDVKSHWVSHFIVPTANELLIKIKNKDGNSGFGLATSYTDIAPLIKPFSNGLSDLIIGEDPFCPEKIYQKIFKLTDTRISNEKGWSKEAIIRISAALDIACWDLIGKSSNIPLYKLFGGYRNKVPVYVTCGYYRDGKSNTELREELNKLIKIGHQSFKVKVGGLTIKEDEKRLEIIRDEIGEEKDLMIDVNRAWDLKTAIEGVKEFKKFKPTWIEEPLRWEDDRRTLRLLSKQTDIPISGGESELTTYGCRSIIEEDAIQILQFDCTMFGGFTNGKKLSALCEINHIDIAPHHDCYIHAPLVASTPSGRIVESFDDERDPLQAELFENPHKMENGWIHLNEKPGLGLQISEAALKKFGKLVYKNK, from the coding sequence ATGACAAATAGTAGTAACTTAATAGATAGTTTAGAAATTTATACTTTAAGTAACCCATTTGATGTTAAGTCGCACTGGGTTAGTCACTTTATAGTTCCTACGGCAAATGAATTACTTATAAAAATCAAAAATAAAGATGGTAATTCTGGTTTTGGTTTAGCTACAAGCTATACAGATATTGCTCCGCTAATAAAACCTTTCTCAAATGGTCTTTCAGATTTAATAATTGGAGAAGACCCCTTTTGTCCTGAAAAAATTTACCAAAAAATTTTTAAATTAACCGATACAAGAATTAGTAATGAAAAAGGTTGGAGCAAAGAAGCTATAATTAGAATTTCAGCAGCCTTAGATATCGCTTGTTGGGACTTGATTGGAAAATCGTCAAATATCCCTCTCTACAAACTTTTTGGTGGTTATAGAAACAAAGTACCAGTTTATGTGACATGTGGATATTATCGTGACGGTAAAAGTAATACAGAGCTCAGAGAAGAATTAAATAAATTAATCAAAATTGGTCATCAAAGTTTTAAAGTTAAAGTAGGTGGATTGACTATTAAGGAAGATGAAAAAAGATTAGAGATAATTCGAGATGAGATTGGGGAAGAAAAAGATTTAATGATTGATGTGAATAGAGCTTGGGATCTAAAAACAGCAATAGAAGGTGTTAAAGAGTTTAAAAAATTTAAACCTACTTGGATTGAAGAACCATTAAGATGGGAAGATGACAGAAGAACTCTAAGATTATTATCTAAGCAGACTGATATACCCATTTCAGGTGGTGAAAGTGAACTAACAACCTATGGATGTAGATCAATAATTGAAGAAGATGCTATTCAAATTTTACAATTTGATTGCACAATGTTTGGAGGATTTACTAATGGAAAAAAACTTTCAGCATTATGTGAAATAAATCATATAGATATAGCTCCACATCATGATTGTTATATTCATGCACCATTAGTTGCGTCGACTCCATCTGGCAGAATTGTTGAGTCATTTGATGATGAAAGAGATCCTTTGCAGGCAGAATTATTTGAAAATCCTCATAAAATGGAAAATGGATGGATACATTTAAATGAAAAACCAGGTTTAGGGCTACAAATTTCTGAAGCCGCGTTAAAAAAGTTCGGTAAATTAGTTTACAAAAATAAATAA